A region of the bacterium genome:
GGACGTGCACGTGCACGTCCCGCTCGAACTCGCCTGGCTTGATTCCGAACTTGCCGGCCCTCGACCGAGCGTAGCTCCAGGCGGCCCGCGCCGATTCCTTCATCACATCTCCCAGCTGTCCGGTCAGCACCAACTCCCCCTTGCCAGGCATCGTCGTCACTTCGACGAATAGAATGTCTCCTCCCGCGGGCGTGTAGAACATCCCGGTTGCGACTCCGACCTGGTCTTCGACCAGCGCGGTCTCGGGATGAACCTTCGAGCGGCCCAGAAGCTCGCGCACCTCTTCAGGCGTCAGTTCACCTACCTCCTCGTCGCCAGCCGCTACTCTGCGGGCCACTTTTCGACAGAGCTTGCCGATCTGTCGCTCCAGCTGGCGCACACCGGCCTCGCGCGTGTAGTGCGTGATCACCGCAGCAATGGCTCCGTCCGAAATCTCCAGCGCCCCCGAATCCACCGCCTTCTCCCGCATCTGACGCGGTACTAGATAGCGTTTGGCGATCTCGAGCTTCTCCCTCTCGGTATAACCCGTGAACTCCACCATCTCCATGCGGTCCCGCAGCGGACCGGGGATGTTCTCTATGAAGTTGGCGGTGGCAATGAAGAGCACCTCGGAGAGGTCGAATGGAACCCCGATGTAGTGGTCCACGAAGCTGTCGTTCTGAGCCGGATCGAGCACCTCGAGCAGCGCCGCCGCCGGATCGCCCTGATAGGAAACCCCGACCTTGTCTACTTCGTCCAGAAGAAACACCGGGTTCCTGGAGCCGGCCTGTTTCATCCCCTTGATCACGCGGCCCGGCATCGCGCCGACATAGGTTCGACGATGGCCTCGGATGTCGGCTTCGTCTCGCGCGCCGCCGAGAGAGATTCTCACGTACTCGCGTCCCATCGAGCGGGCGATGGACTTGGCGATCGAGGTCTTGCCCACCCCTGGGGGACCCACGAAAAGCAGAATCGGTCCATGCGGCACGCGGTCTTCCCGCTCGCCGGTAGCCGCGGCAGCGGCCGGTTCGGGAGCGCCGACTTCGCCATTCTCATCGCCGCCATCCACTTCTGCGGGCACGGCCTCCTCGATGGCTCGCTGGCGGAGCTTGTGCACCGCCAGGAACTCCAGAACGCGGTCCTTCACGTCTTGAAGACCATAGTGATCCTCGTTGAGGATCTCGGAGGCCCGGTGGA
Encoded here:
- the lon gene encoding endopeptidase La gives rise to the protein MSDTLTLPVLPLRDTVMFPGVQAPIRAGRPETLRAIQAAIDHGEQLVFAVAQRENVEHATAENLFTIGTIARIGHVQKGRGFVQLLLEGKGRGIAFRISHKGEHLEAVVREADEMSPADPEDAAFQGLFRELRDRALELGQHAGFPEEMVTQALANVESPGRLADLVASYLDIAHHEQQALLETLSVEERLRRVLVHVQRQISVHEAQEDIQSKVQQELGDRQREMVLREQLKAIRKELGEGDEGEELDELRERLEALDLAPEARKEIDRELNRLGRMNRESMEYQVVRSYLETVSELPWNERTDEHLDLHRASEILNEDHYGLQDVKDRVLEFLAVHKLRQRAIEEAVPAEVDGGDENGEVGAPEPAAAAATGEREDRVPHGPILLFVGPPGVGKTSIAKSIARSMGREYVRISLGGARDEADIRGHRRTYVGAMPGRVIKGMKQAGSRNPVFLLDEVDKVGVSYQGDPAAALLEVLDPAQNDSFVDHYIGVPFDLSEVLFIATANFIENIPGPLRDRMEMVEFTGYTEREKLEIAKRYLVPRQMREKAVDSGALEISDGAIAAVITHYTREAGVRQLERQIGKLCRKVARRVAAGDEEVGELTPEEVRELLGRSKVHPETALVEDQVGVATGMFYTPAGGDILFVEVTTMPGKGELVLTGQLGDVMKESARAAWSYARSRAGKFGIKPGEFERDVHVHV